The proteins below come from a single Sinorhizobium fredii genomic window:
- a CDS encoding DUF7007 domain-containing protein: protein MTGGSLSKDLSTPDGSAVEFGRSADGMPLARVGDLVFAMVSARDGQHFLASAWRVSRPLEHLNRDDFYSHHGSVEDEAAFRVRMIEQAEHCRELHALARQTAGVSCSTPWGPSQGATIYVDGIVSHTTASHGGFELSAARNAAAHPLLRIDDGFYEEDAAWAIVALTFPQLFTRYERKIADRTVRDSWPEAWEAIHDRRLAPGASHEKDGREFQRQHAEDWIVIAALRSDHHAGMTEVIATIGGARDARAEERRFLVRSDDYMAGRFGFVIDETKHAAYNGPSSFATWRGRAG from the coding sequence ATGACTGGGGGCTCTCTCTCGAAAGATCTCTCCACCCCTGACGGTTCAGCGGTGGAGTTCGGCCGAAGCGCCGACGGCATGCCGCTTGCGCGTGTAGGCGATTTGGTCTTCGCCATGGTGTCGGCGCGGGACGGGCAGCATTTCCTCGCCAGTGCCTGGCGCGTTTCGCGGCCGCTCGAGCACCTTAATCGGGACGATTTCTATTCGCACCATGGTTCGGTCGAGGATGAGGCGGCGTTCCGGGTCCGCATGATCGAGCAGGCCGAACATTGCCGCGAGCTTCACGCGCTCGCGCGACAGACCGCCGGGGTCAGCTGCAGCACACCATGGGGGCCATCGCAGGGCGCCACCATCTATGTGGACGGGATTGTTTCTCATACGACAGCCAGCCACGGCGGCTTCGAGCTCTCGGCCGCGCGCAACGCCGCTGCCCACCCGCTGCTTCGCATCGACGACGGCTTCTACGAGGAGGACGCCGCATGGGCGATCGTGGCGCTCACCTTTCCCCAGCTGTTCACGCGTTATGAGCGGAAGATCGCCGACAGAACCGTCCGCGACTCCTGGCCGGAAGCCTGGGAGGCGATCCACGACCGCAGGCTCGCGCCCGGAGCATCGCACGAGAAGGACGGCCGGGAATTTCAGCGGCAGCATGCCGAAGACTGGATCGTCATCGCCGCACTCAGGTCCGACCATCATGCCGGCATGACCGAGGTGATCGCCACCATCGGCGGCGCGCGCGATGCGCGGGCTGAAGAGCGCCGCTTCCTGGTGCGGAGCGACGACTATATGGCCGGCCGGTTCGGCTTCGTCATCGATGAGACGAAACATGCCGCCTATAACGGTCCGTCCAGCTTCGCCACTTGGCGCGGGAGGGCCGGATGA
- a CDS encoding carbon-nitrogen hydrolase family protein gives MRRPPLASRTFASTECWNPHKIDVGCLKPSPILAWFNLVGVDLLKSIRIALLQLHPGETSGESFDIGAEACRRAQKLGADICLLPEIWSHGYRFFDPGSPESLETWRESSIAWDSDFVRGFCELAKELGVAIGFSFLEASDRGPRNTFALADMRGDIALKYAKVHTCLHGLERECAPGDDFCVAPLHTKSGPVSVGAMICYDREFPESARILALKGAEIVLVPNACHFDDHRLGQMKARAFENKIVLAMANYPSSAGHGNGRSIGISAVAFSNADARATDDNRQSQYRETLLVEGGPDEGIFTFDVDLEELRTYRKNAIWGGRHRRPDTYGILTESIVEAEADPLSLIN, from the coding sequence TTGCGACGCCCCCCGTTAGCTTCCCGCACGTTCGCGTCCACCGAATGTTGGAATCCTCACAAAATAGACGTTGGTTGTCTGAAACCATCACCTATCCTAGCGTGGTTCAACTTGGTTGGAGTAGATCTTTTGAAAAGCATTCGAATTGCGCTCCTGCAACTGCACCCGGGTGAGACGTCAGGGGAATCCTTTGACATCGGGGCGGAGGCCTGCAGGCGGGCGCAGAAACTCGGCGCCGATATCTGCCTGCTGCCGGAAATCTGGAGCCACGGCTACCGGTTCTTCGATCCTGGCTCGCCAGAAAGCCTCGAAACGTGGCGCGAGTCTTCGATTGCCTGGGATAGCGATTTTGTTCGCGGCTTTTGCGAGTTGGCAAAGGAGTTGGGTGTCGCGATCGGGTTTTCCTTCCTGGAAGCCTCGGATCGCGGACCGAGGAATACGTTTGCCTTGGCCGACATGCGCGGCGACATCGCCCTCAAATATGCCAAGGTGCATACCTGCCTGCATGGTCTCGAAAGAGAGTGCGCACCGGGAGACGACTTCTGCGTTGCGCCGCTTCATACGAAGTCGGGTCCTGTGAGCGTCGGCGCGATGATATGCTACGACCGTGAATTTCCAGAGTCCGCGCGTATTTTGGCGCTCAAGGGAGCCGAGATCGTCCTTGTACCCAACGCCTGCCATTTCGACGACCACCGTCTGGGTCAAATGAAGGCCCGCGCCTTCGAGAACAAAATCGTCCTGGCGATGGCCAATTATCCCAGTTCCGCCGGCCACGGAAACGGCAGATCAATCGGAATATCGGCAGTGGCGTTTTCAAACGCCGATGCCAGGGCAACCGACGACAACAGGCAGTCCCAATATCGCGAAACCTTGTTGGTCGAAGGCGGACCCGACGAAGGCATCTTCACTTTCGACGTCGATCTGGAAGAGCTGCGCACCTATCGCAAGAACGCCATCTGGGGAGGACGGCACCGGCGACCCGACACCTATGGCATCCTCACGGAGAGCATCGTGGAAGCCGAGGCCGATCCGCTTTCGCTCATCAACTGA
- a CDS encoding ParB N-terminal domain-containing protein has product MELKFVDPRALKENPDKARRSKSSPQADALLLATIRAVGIVQPPVVAPQADGGNGYVIDAGHRRVRQAIAAGLEEIAVLVTDRADDGGAMRSLAETLAHEQLNPVDQWRAIERLVALGWTEEAIALALALPVRQIRKLRLLANVLPAMLDQMAKGDMPNEQQLRTIAAASVEEQKEVWKAQKPKKGDTAAWWQIATALSKTRMYARDASFGDDLREAYGIEWAEDLFGPADEDNRYTTNVEAFLGAQQEWMTSNLPKKGAIVEVNNWGQPELPKKAERIYGKPGKGDHTGLYLDRDGKVQSVHYRMPEPKAAKGQAGSGDGSNGAGGDAAGDNDDAATKSRPDVTQKGQDMIGDFRTDALHEALARAPIEDDILMALLVLAFAGQNVRVDSGANDHVFGPKRFRRHAARLVREDGSLSFEMETVRVVARSMLIDVLSCRRGMSNSGVVSRIAGAAIGADGYLANMGTEDFLLCLSRQALEAAAKEAGVQPRARVRETRAALVEQFAADNTFVHPSALFSPDGQEVLDLIRQGDDLDADEAESAAHGDGPEDGSNVQELPDTGNDDELPNPADGDLADVGTADVDADADETAYGIAAE; this is encoded by the coding sequence ATGGAACTGAAGTTTGTCGATCCGCGCGCGCTCAAGGAAAATCCCGACAAGGCGCGGCGCTCGAAATCCTCGCCGCAGGCCGATGCGCTGCTGCTCGCTACAATCCGGGCGGTCGGCATCGTGCAGCCGCCGGTCGTGGCACCGCAAGCCGATGGCGGCAACGGCTATGTAATCGATGCCGGCCACCGGCGGGTGCGCCAAGCGATCGCCGCAGGCCTCGAGGAGATCGCGGTACTGGTGACCGACCGGGCCGACGACGGCGGCGCCATGCGGTCGCTCGCCGAAACGCTAGCGCATGAGCAGCTCAATCCCGTCGATCAGTGGCGGGCGATCGAGCGGCTGGTCGCCCTCGGCTGGACCGAGGAGGCGATCGCGCTGGCGCTGGCGCTGCCTGTGCGCCAGATCCGCAAGCTGCGCCTGCTCGCCAATGTGCTGCCGGCCATGCTCGACCAGATGGCCAAGGGCGACATGCCGAACGAGCAGCAGCTGAGAACCATCGCCGCCGCTTCTGTCGAGGAGCAGAAGGAGGTCTGGAAGGCCCAGAAGCCGAAGAAGGGCGACACCGCCGCTTGGTGGCAGATCGCCACTGCGCTTTCCAAGACCCGCATGTATGCCCGCGACGCGAGCTTCGGCGACGATCTCAGGGAAGCCTATGGCATCGAATGGGCCGAAGACCTGTTCGGCCCCGCAGACGAGGACAATCGCTATACCACCAATGTCGAGGCGTTCCTCGGCGCCCAGCAGGAATGGATGACCAGCAACCTGCCGAAAAAGGGCGCGATCGTCGAGGTCAACAATTGGGGCCAGCCGGAACTGCCGAAGAAGGCGGAGCGCATCTACGGCAAGCCCGGCAAGGGCGACCATACCGGCCTCTATCTCGACCGCGACGGAAAGGTGCAGAGCGTGCATTACCGGATGCCGGAGCCGAAGGCCGCCAAGGGGCAGGCTGGATCCGGCGATGGCAGCAACGGCGCTGGCGGTGATGCCGCGGGCGATAATGACGACGCTGCTACCAAGTCCCGTCCGGATGTGACCCAGAAGGGCCAGGACATGATCGGCGACTTCCGCACCGATGCGCTGCACGAGGCGCTGGCCCGCGCGCCGATCGAGGATGATATCCTTATGGCACTGCTGGTGCTCGCCTTCGCCGGCCAGAATGTCCGCGTAGACTCCGGTGCGAACGACCACGTGTTCGGGCCGAAGCGGTTCAGGCGCCACGCCGCCCGCCTCGTCAGGGAGGACGGCAGCCTGTCCTTCGAGATGGAGACCGTGCGGGTCGTTGCCCGTTCGATGCTGATCGACGTGCTCTCATGCCGGCGCGGCATGTCGAACAGCGGCGTCGTCTCGCGCATCGCCGGCGCGGCGATCGGTGCGGACGGTTACCTCGCCAACATGGGAACCGAGGACTTTCTCCTGTGCCTGTCGCGCCAGGCGCTGGAGGCGGCCGCCAAGGAGGCCGGTGTGCAGCCCAGGGCGCGCGTGCGCGAAACCCGCGCGGCACTCGTTGAGCAGTTCGCGGCGGACAACACCTTCGTCCATCCGTCTGCGCTCTTTTCGCCTGACGGCCAGGAGGTGCTCGATCTCATCCGCCAGGGCGACGACTTGGATGCGGACGAGGCGGAGAGCGCCGCTCACGGCGACGGGCCGGAGGACGGATCCAACGTCCAAGAGTTGCCCGACACGGGCAACGACGACGAACTGCCCAATCCGGCCGACGGTGATCTCGCCGATGTCGGCACGGCGGATGTCGACGCCGATGCGGACGAAACCGCTTACGGCATCGCGGCGGAATAG
- a CDS encoding HipA domain-containing protein gives MRTPPVFQYSRSHDNRMDIIALDVRLDGFAGPIGNLVRDEDGALAFAYAAAYLDNPDALPLSLSFPLGDGAFDDSRARPFFDNLLQERDGVLQRVMDREGLARSDVAGLLFYLGKDCAGAISVLPLGAPAAKVPGDYDTDYTRIDGDRLNVIIASLHRRQRLPEGTEDPSPLAGVQSKIAITVLPDGSYAEPIAGSGAPTTHIIKVPDQEHLQDPKLEFETLRLSRELGFETAEATVVNFGGIDALLIERFDRRLNADSMIVRVHQEDFAQALGLPPSLKYERHGREGRRFDAHAINRILDATADPAAEKQRFIAAVLFDLMTGNVDAHAKNFALLYDSGGSIRVSPRYDLMPTRLDPNLTDLFAFSIGEATKLTDLELADFAAFLDALGIGSPRAQARLTTSLTERISVGLAAELPRLDRIGLKRFADLIAHNIDELLTAFDMEVPEGIKARDAYIERGGGWLLGS, from the coding sequence TTGCGCACGCCGCCGGTATTTCAATATTCGCGCAGCCACGATAACCGCATGGATATTATCGCGCTCGATGTCAGGCTTGACGGGTTTGCTGGCCCCATTGGCAACCTCGTAAGGGATGAGGATGGCGCCCTGGCCTTTGCCTACGCCGCTGCATATCTTGACAATCCCGATGCCCTCCCGCTTTCGCTGTCGTTTCCGCTCGGGGACGGAGCCTTCGACGACAGCAGGGCCCGCCCCTTTTTCGATAACCTGCTTCAGGAGCGCGACGGCGTCCTGCAGCGCGTCATGGATCGCGAGGGCTTGGCCCGCAGCGATGTGGCAGGCCTTCTCTTTTATCTCGGGAAGGATTGTGCAGGCGCAATCTCGGTCCTGCCGCTTGGTGCCCCAGCCGCAAAGGTGCCTGGCGACTACGACACCGATTACACCAGAATCGATGGTGATCGACTGAACGTCATCATTGCCTCGCTGCACAGACGTCAGCGCCTACCCGAGGGCACGGAAGATCCGTCGCCGCTCGCCGGCGTTCAAAGCAAGATCGCGATCACGGTTCTTCCTGACGGGAGCTATGCCGAACCCATTGCCGGCTCGGGCGCCCCCACCACGCACATCATAAAGGTGCCTGACCAGGAGCATCTGCAAGACCCCAAGCTCGAATTCGAAACGCTTCGGCTCTCGCGAGAACTCGGTTTTGAAACCGCTGAGGCGACTGTCGTCAATTTCGGCGGCATCGATGCCCTGTTGATCGAACGGTTCGACCGGCGGCTGAACGCCGACAGCATGATCGTCAGGGTCCATCAGGAGGACTTCGCCCAGGCGCTTGGCCTTCCTCCGTCCCTGAAATACGAACGTCACGGCCGGGAGGGCCGTCGCTTCGATGCTCATGCCATCAACCGAATACTCGATGCGACCGCCGATCCCGCAGCGGAAAAGCAACGGTTCATTGCCGCAGTCCTGTTCGATCTCATGACGGGCAACGTCGATGCCCATGCCAAGAACTTTGCCCTCCTCTATGATAGTGGAGGCAGTATCCGCGTCTCGCCTCGCTACGACCTGATGCCCACGCGGCTCGATCCCAATCTGACCGATCTCTTCGCCTTCAGCATTGGCGAAGCAACAAAGTTGACCGATCTCGAGCTGGCAGATTTCGCGGCCTTTTTGGATGCATTGGGGATTGGCTCACCCCGCGCGCAAGCTCGTCTCACGACAAGTCTCACGGAAAGAATATCAGTGGGGCTAGCGGCCGAGCTGCCCAGGCTTGATCGTATCGGTCTCAAGCGCTTCGCCGACCTGATTGCACACAATATCGATGAGCTTTTGACCGCATTCGACATGGAGGTACCTGAGGGGATCAAGGCGCGAGACGCCTATATCGAGCGCGGTGGGGGATGGCTGCTCGGCTCCTGA
- a CDS encoding amidohydrolase family protein produces MHTELEQFIASSTLCDTHEHTECERFYRDSRHDVLTHLFDNYVVFDLHSAGASQQSLDALINPGDPDVARRFRDIQPYWDKIHFTGYAEGVKLAAKRLFGIDALTPEALAAAQESCGFKGNDNERLTLLKDIANLDHVQIDTNTRPFPPEMLGQDFFLYDLNMFDFCAGRPDFDLLERQLGKDVTSLKDLGAAIEVLFDISARYAVAVKSQHAYVRTLKWTPRSASDAAISFDAVRRLGTAAAEADRLCLGDWCMSRVAQMCARHDLPFKMHTGYFTKNNFMPTDNLRAGNMDLFLKMHPDTRFVLMHIAYPHSDELIALAKHYTNVSIDMCWAWSINPLHASDFVRRYLHAAPKNKLFVFGGDTLLPTSSVGYAMQFRKWFGKTLGREVDDGSLSEAEAIRLAEFFMMANPYDYYDLTGKKEVLRTGDAESVTKLGHQGAFSAPPKSIRDSGRA; encoded by the coding sequence ATGCACACTGAACTTGAACAGTTCATCGCGTCGAGCACGCTTTGCGACACGCACGAACACACCGAGTGTGAGCGGTTCTATCGCGACTCCCGGCATGACGTGCTGACGCATCTGTTCGATAATTATGTCGTGTTCGACCTTCACTCCGCCGGCGCAAGCCAGCAGAGTCTCGACGCGCTGATCAATCCAGGCGATCCTGACGTCGCGCGGCGGTTTCGCGACATCCAACCCTACTGGGACAAGATCCACTTTACCGGCTACGCGGAGGGCGTGAAGCTGGCGGCCAAACGGCTCTTCGGGATCGATGCGTTGACCCCGGAGGCGCTTGCGGCGGCTCAGGAAAGCTGTGGGTTCAAGGGTAACGACAACGAGCGGCTCACGCTTCTCAAGGACATTGCCAACCTCGATCATGTTCAGATCGACACGAATACCAGGCCGTTTCCGCCGGAAATGCTGGGCCAGGACTTCTTCCTCTACGATCTCAACATGTTCGATTTCTGCGCCGGCCGGCCGGACTTCGATCTTCTGGAACGTCAGCTCGGCAAAGACGTGACCTCGCTCAAGGACCTGGGCGCCGCAATTGAAGTGCTGTTCGATATCAGTGCTCGCTATGCCGTCGCGGTGAAATCGCAGCACGCCTACGTCAGAACGCTGAAATGGACACCGCGAAGCGCATCAGATGCGGCAATTTCATTCGATGCGGTGCGCCGGCTTGGCACAGCGGCGGCGGAAGCCGATCGCCTGTGCCTGGGAGACTGGTGCATGTCCCGCGTTGCCCAAATGTGCGCACGCCATGATCTGCCGTTCAAGATGCATACCGGCTACTTCACCAAGAACAACTTCATGCCGACCGACAACCTGCGGGCCGGCAACATGGACCTGTTCCTGAAGATGCACCCGGATACCCGGTTCGTGCTGATGCATATCGCCTATCCGCATTCGGACGAACTGATCGCGCTCGCCAAACACTATACGAATGTTTCCATCGACATGTGCTGGGCCTGGAGCATCAACCCCCTGCATGCCAGCGACTTCGTTCGTCGCTACCTGCATGCCGCTCCGAAGAACAAGCTGTTCGTCTTCGGTGGCGACACGCTGCTTCCGACGTCCTCAGTCGGCTATGCGATGCAGTTTCGAAAGTGGTTCGGCAAGACGCTCGGCCGTGAAGTGGACGACGGATCGCTGTCCGAGGCTGAAGCGATCCGTCTGGCAGAATTCTTCATGATGGCAAATCCCTATGACTACTACGACCTGACGGGAAAAAAGGAGGTCCTGCGCACGGGTGATGCCGAGAGCGTCACGAAGCTCGGCCACCAGGGAGCGTTCAGCGCTCCGCCGAAGAGCATTCGCGACAGCGGCAGAGCCTGA
- a CDS encoding carbon-nitrogen hydrolase family protein yields the protein MAAKPLIVAMAQVMNDVEIDAICATAAESGADIIVFPEMFSNGYSRFDREREESRLAWIEAAVPIDGAYVERFTKAARSNRLAVVATFLERGPDKPFNSAVLIDRTGEIVLHQRKRHICFFDVPEEACAAGESSSVAKLETEAGRVAVGILICMDREFPDAPTDLVRAGAEIILVPNSCRLLDDPTVGDVRVAGMRALAFQSVVGAAVANYPLPKDDGRSFAVDPLGKLLVMGGTQQELVIAHFDLQVIRALQQQEWFRRAR from the coding sequence ATGGCAGCCAAGCCCCTGATTGTTGCGATGGCGCAGGTCATGAACGATGTCGAAATCGACGCGATCTGCGCAACGGCCGCAGAATCGGGCGCCGACATCATCGTCTTTCCGGAGATGTTTTCCAACGGATACAGCCGGTTCGACCGCGAGAGGGAAGAATCTCGCCTGGCCTGGATCGAGGCGGCAGTTCCAATCGATGGTGCCTATGTCGAGCGGTTCACGAAGGCTGCACGCAGCAACAGGCTGGCGGTCGTCGCCACCTTCCTCGAGCGCGGCCCCGACAAGCCCTTCAATTCCGCCGTCCTGATCGACCGCACTGGTGAGATCGTCCTGCACCAGCGCAAGCGCCATATCTGCTTCTTTGACGTTCCTGAAGAGGCTTGTGCCGCCGGCGAAAGCTCGAGTGTCGCGAAGCTGGAAACCGAGGCTGGACGCGTCGCGGTCGGAATACTGATCTGCATGGATCGGGAATTCCCCGACGCTCCGACAGATCTTGTGCGCGCCGGGGCAGAAATCATTTTGGTGCCGAACAGCTGCCGGCTATTGGACGATCCAACGGTTGGGGACGTGCGGGTGGCGGGGATGCGCGCACTTGCCTTCCAATCGGTGGTCGGCGCCGCCGTCGCCAACTACCCGCTGCCGAAAGATGACGGACGGTCTTTCGCTGTCGACCCGTTGGGCAAGCTACTCGTCATGGGTGGGACACAGCAGGAACTTGTCATCGCCCACTTCGATCTCCAAGTGATCAGAGCCCTTCAGCAACAGGAGTGGTTCCGCCGCGCTCGATAG
- a CDS encoding helix-turn-helix transcriptional regulator, which yields MTDRDDKTSSPKKATDVARMLAQSPFSDTLREQIGKADLVAGTKALRDISAMSKSLTDTLKNIDIPSVRVATETLKAATSVKLPELKMQSSNIGAQQLGFPKPLSHLPGEQHSERTKARTEGKRREATEIVSPGDLGSIVRTAREARKLSQQEFADLAGVGRRFISELENGKATLEFQRVLKVAHAAGISIFAQPR from the coding sequence ATGACCGATCGAGACGACAAAACCTCATCCCCGAAGAAGGCGACCGATGTCGCCAGGATGCTCGCGCAATCGCCTTTCTCCGACACTTTGAGGGAGCAGATCGGCAAGGCGGACCTTGTCGCGGGTACGAAAGCGCTTCGCGATATTTCCGCCATGTCCAAAAGCTTGACGGACACGCTGAAGAACATCGACATTCCATCCGTCAGGGTCGCAACGGAGACGCTGAAGGCCGCAACCTCTGTCAAGCTTCCAGAGCTCAAGATGCAAAGCTCGAATATCGGTGCGCAACAGCTGGGGTTTCCCAAGCCTCTTTCCCACTTGCCCGGTGAGCAGCATTCCGAAAGGACGAAGGCGAGGACTGAGGGGAAACGGCGTGAAGCAACGGAGATTGTCTCGCCCGGTGACCTCGGATCTATCGTCCGAACCGCGAGGGAAGCGCGCAAGCTCTCGCAGCAGGAGTTCGCCGATCTCGCCGGTGTCGGGCGACGATTCATATCCGAACTCGAGAATGGCAAGGCGACACTAGAGTTCCAAAGGGTTCTCAAGGTTGCGCACGCCGCCGGTATTTCAATATTCGCGCAGCCACGATAA
- a CDS encoding ATP-binding cassette domain-containing protein — protein sequence MMTLYQPNGAAQALEETTPVLEAVNIAKYFGATTALSDVSLKAWAGKVTVLLGDNGAGKSTLIKILSGVYRPDAGELFFKGKKVTLSGPDEARALGIATCYQDLAVCDLLSVTRNIVLGQEPTKGFWKFRIYDAKAADRLAREALSGLGVRLRGNLRSRAATLSGGQKQSLAIARAMYFGSSCLILDEPTAALAVRQATRVIEHIDRARQMGNAVILITHNFNHALEIADHLVVFARGRVIGSFERGEATMQMLTELVSREA from the coding sequence ATGATGACGCTATATCAGCCAAATGGCGCCGCCCAAGCGCTTGAAGAGACGACGCCGGTTCTCGAAGCCGTCAACATCGCCAAATATTTCGGAGCGACGACGGCGCTCTCCGACGTGTCCCTGAAGGCCTGGGCCGGCAAGGTGACGGTGTTGCTCGGCGATAACGGTGCTGGCAAGTCGACACTGATCAAGATCCTCTCAGGGGTTTATCGTCCTGATGCCGGCGAACTGTTCTTCAAGGGGAAGAAAGTGACCCTCAGCGGCCCTGACGAAGCCAGAGCGCTCGGCATTGCCACCTGTTACCAGGACTTGGCCGTCTGCGATTTGCTGTCGGTCACCCGCAACATCGTTCTGGGGCAGGAGCCGACGAAGGGTTTCTGGAAGTTTCGCATCTATGATGCGAAGGCCGCGGACCGTCTGGCACGGGAGGCGCTGAGCGGGCTTGGGGTCAGGCTGAGAGGCAATCTTCGCTCTCGCGCCGCAACCCTTTCCGGCGGCCAGAAACAGTCGCTGGCGATCGCCCGGGCAATGTATTTCGGTTCGTCCTGCCTCATTCTCGACGAGCCGACCGCAGCGCTCGCAGTCCGGCAGGCGACGCGCGTCATCGAGCACATCGACCGTGCCCGGCAGATGGGAAACGCCGTCATTCTGATCACCCATAACTTCAACCACGCGCTGGAGATTGCCGATCACCTGGTGGTGTTCGCACGAGGGCGCGTCATCGGCTCGTTCGAAAGAGGCGAGGCGACAATGCAGATGCTGACCGAGTTGGTATCTCGGGAAGCCTGA
- a CDS encoding ArdC family protein: protein MKAKENSARTDIYARITEKIVAQLEKGVRPWVQPWKAGNMSGRITRPLRHNGLPYTGLNVLLLWSESTARGFSSPTWMTLRQANELGAHVRKGESGATVVYASRFTKTEKDASGGEVERDIPFLKTYTVFSCDQIDGLPDHYYGRPEPVADPVARIEHADRFFDNTGAVVRYGGDKAYYSPVSDHIQLPRPELFKDMASFVAIRAHETLHWTAGADRLNRDLSRYHKDRSERAFEEMLVEIGSAMICADLGIVPELEPRPDHASYIQSWLTVLQNDRKAIFAAAAHAQRAVTYLHDLQPNTESGQEAA from the coding sequence ATGAAAGCCAAGGAAAACAGCGCGCGCACCGACATCTATGCGCGGATCACGGAAAAGATCGTCGCCCAGCTCGAAAAGGGCGTTCGTCCCTGGGTGCAGCCATGGAAGGCCGGCAACATGTCGGGCCGGATCACCCGGCCGCTGCGCCACAATGGCCTTCCATACACGGGACTAAATGTGCTGCTGCTCTGGTCGGAAAGCACTGCACGCGGCTTCTCGTCTCCGACCTGGATGACGCTTCGTCAGGCCAACGAACTCGGCGCCCATGTCCGCAAGGGCGAGAGCGGCGCAACCGTCGTTTATGCCAGCCGCTTCACGAAAACCGAAAAAGACGCGAGCGGCGGCGAGGTCGAGCGCGACATTCCGTTCCTCAAGACGTACACGGTGTTCAGTTGCGACCAGATAGACGGTCTGCCCGACCACTATTATGGCCGTCCGGAGCCCGTCGCCGATCCCGTCGCACGGATCGAACACGCCGACCGCTTTTTCGACAACACAGGCGCCGTCGTACGCTATGGCGGCGACAAGGCCTATTACTCTCCCGTTTCGGACCATATCCAGCTCCCTCGGCCGGAACTCTTCAAGGACATGGCTTCTTTTGTCGCGATTAGAGCCCATGAGACCCTGCATTGGACGGCCGGTGCTGATCGGCTGAACAGAGATTTGAGCCGCTATCACAAGGATCGCAGCGAGAGGGCGTTCGAAGAAATGCTGGTGGAGATCGGCTCAGCTATGATTTGCGCCGACCTCGGTATCGTTCCGGAACTGGAGCCGAGACCGGACCATGCAAGTTACATTCAGTCCTGGCTCACTGTGCTTCAGAATGACCGAAAGGCGATTTTTGCCGCAGCCGCCCATGCGCAGCGCGCGGTGACCTACCTCCACGACCTCCAGCCCAACACAGAGAGCGGGCAGGAAGCCGCCTGA
- a CDS encoding DUF5615 family PIN-like protein, with protein sequence MKLLVDECLSPRLVQLAQAAGYAQSTHIVWLGKSGWKDWELKPLILDGDWTFVTKNSVDFFGGRKPTPVRKANMRMSRSMPGSCV encoded by the coding sequence ATGAAGTTACTCGTAGACGAATGCCTGAGCCCGCGGCTTGTCCAGTTGGCACAAGCCGCGGGCTACGCTCAATCGACCCATATCGTGTGGCTTGGCAAAAGCGGCTGGAAAGACTGGGAGCTCAAGCCGCTCATCCTAGATGGCGACTGGACCTTCGTCACCAAGAACTCGGTAGATTTTTTCGGGGGCCGGAAGCCGACCCCGGTTCGAAAGGCCAATATGCGGATGTCGCGATCCATGCCGGGCTCGTGTGTCTGA